AAGAAGGCAAGCTCCCGCGCGTCAACAACGCCCTCGTGGCCGATGCCGTCGGTACCGTAGCGGGTGCCGTCCTTGGCACTAGCACCGTCACAACCTACATCGAAAGCGCCGCCGGCGTTTCCGAAGGCGGGCGTAGCGGGCTCACGGCCGTGGTTACGGGCATCCTCTTCCTGGCGGCGCTGTTTTTCGCGCCTCTCGCGGGCCTCGTGCCAAGCGCGGCAACGGCCCCAGTCTTAATCATCGTGGGCGTGTTTATGATGGAGCCCATCACCAAGATTAACTTCGAAGACTATCTCGAAGGCATCCCCGCGTTCCTCGCCTTTGTGATGATGCCTTTCGCCTTCAGCATTGCCGAAGGCATTGTTTGGGGCGTACTGGCCTATGTAGTTCTCAGGATGGCTGCGCGCCGCTTCGCGGAAATCTCCCCCACCATGTACATCCTCGCCGTGCTGTTTGTGCTGCGCTTTTTGGTGCTATAGAAGTGCGTCTGTCCCTTTTGCTTCGTGCTTCAAACCCTGTAGATAATCGCTTTGAACAGGTTCCCGTCGCGGTAGTCCACGAAGTCGATATGGGGGTGCTCTTTTAGTGCCCGCCTAATTCCGGTGCCTAAACCCCTGTACGGCAGCATCTTCGCCGCAAACGACGCCAGGATTGGATTGCGGATGTTGGAGTTGCCGTTCTTTATATGCTCTACAGTCAGATTATTGGGCAGATGCCCCGGGCTAACTATCTCAACACGGTCACTAAACACAAACACCCTTACCGGTGCCGAAACGAAATAGTCGCGATGTACCAGGGCATTTACAATTAGCTCCTCTAGCGTCACCTTGGGTATTTCCATCTCACCCACCGAGTTGACGCTTTTGTCTTTCTGCAGGCGTAACAAGTTGCGGCTCACAAACGCGAGTGTGTCCTTAAAAACCTGACGCAGCGCGCCAGCTATGTCTTCGCTGTCGGCATATTGCGAGGTGTGTATGTCAGTTCCGGGGAAAGACGCACACTTCACCACAAACGCCGGTAAGCGCCGCTCGGGTTCATGCTTGAAAAGGAGCGCCCCGGCGACATTAAAGACGCCGTCACGCATCCTTCAAGCTCCACATCGCCGTACTGCTGCTTGATGTAGTGACGAAACTCATGCATGTCGAGCGCGTCTACCGTCAAATTGTGGACAGGCACCTCATCCCCATGGATTAGGGAACTGCTCTGGAACATGCGCTGCATCTCTTCCCTGATTATGCGCAAGAGCTCCGCTGCTTCCATGCGGCACATCTCCCTTCGCTGGTAGTGTATGTAATTATTATAGACCGTGGGTTCTGCTACGGCAACATCGCTATGCAGCAAAAAGGCCATAAAAAGTTGCCATAGGGGGTCTAGTGCGGTACAATCACTTTACAAAGCCTGATCGATAAGGGGGCGTAAGTAGATGCATGCCGCTACAATTTCGGCAAAATACCAGATCGTAATTCCACGTGAGATTCGTAAGCAGTTCGCGCTCAAGCCCGGCCAAAAAGTAGTTTTTATCCCGTACAAACACACCCTGCGCGTAGTTGCTGTGCCGCCTATCGAAGAAGCCTATGGGTTTATTGCCGGCATAGATACCAGTGTCGAGCGTGACGAGCAGGATCGTGTATGAACATTGTCGATTCCTCGGGCTGGCTCGAGTATTTTGGCAAAGGCACCAACGGTAGGCGGTTTGCGTCAGTTATACAAGACACGGCCAACCTAGTGGTTCCAACCATTACTATGTATGAGGTTTTTAAGCGTATCCTTCAGCAGCGAGGGGAGGACGTTGCTTTAAGCGCCATAGGATGGATGGCCGTAGGCCAGGTTGCTACTCTTACCCAAGAGCTTGCCCTTGAAGCAGCAGTTCTCTCGCTGGAGCTCAAACTGCCTATGGCCGATAGCATTATCTTAGCCACAGCCTATGCCCATCAAGCTGTATTGTGGACGCAGGACGAGCATTTTAAGGGACTCTCTGGAGTGGAGTACATCCCGCGCTAGTAAACCCATTGTGCGCGAAGCAAAAGGCTCCGTCCCTTTTGCTTCAACCCACCCCGGGCCCGCCCCGTGAAAGGAGATAATGCGGTATGGTCAGAAGCTTCGCCGAAGCGGCAGCGGTAATACGCACCACAGTAATGGACAAGTACCCACAGGTTAGCCGCGCCTTTATCTTTGGGTCGTTTGCCGATGGCGTGCAGACTGCCGACAGCGACCTCGATGTGTTGATTGAGACGAGGGTTGC
The genomic region above belongs to Selenomonadales bacterium and contains:
- a CDS encoding AbrB/MazE/SpoVT family DNA-binding domain-containing protein, with product MHAATISAKYQIVIPREIRKQFALKPGQKVVFIPYKHTLRVVAVPPIEEAYGFIAGIDTSVERDEQDRV
- a CDS encoding type II toxin-antitoxin system VapC family toxin, whose translation is MNIVDSSGWLEYFGKGTNGRRFASVIQDTANLVVPTITMYEVFKRILQQRGEDVALSAIGWMAVGQVATLTQELALEAAVLSLELKLPMADSIILATAYAHQAVLWTQDEHFKGLSGVEYIPR